One window of Chroococcidiopsis sp. TS-821 genomic DNA carries:
- a CDS encoding isopeptide-forming domain-containing fimbrial protein yields the protein MSVFLVLTTVSSPGLLLLLTPNSKVAAQTTQLCATPGKDGPATPTGVVNTYYPGTASASAGATSITVGTATGATTPIAVGDLLLVIQMQDAAINSNNTIAYGDGTTGSGVSNINNSGLYEYVVATNSVGTGGGTLNIQGRGTNNGLINSYTNANFGTQGQRRFQVVRVPQYSSVSSLNNVNASAWNGTTGGIVAVDVAGSLGGGTIDVSGRGFRGGGGRGLTGGSGGTGTDYRNLATNNFHGAKGEGIAGTPRYVFNGTSVTDTTVEGYVNGSTARGAPGNAGGGGTDSNPTANDQNSGGGGGSNGGVGGRGGNAWSSSAAVGGLGGAVVNNAANRVVLGGGGGAGTTNNATGTPSGGVASSGAAGGGIVMLRIGSLSGNSTINANGAAANNSVTNDGSGGGGAGGSVLVTALNAGSGSLSVNARGGTGGTNTGGGSPHGPGGGGGGGFVGRSSIIAATVDVSGGTNGTTVVTTNSFGATAGAAGQSTTISSSTIPGASSGAECIPSLTVTKTTSTPTVTNTPSGTTATYTITVANAAGRATANGVSISDPLPSGFTYASVGSVTLNGGATRPTTTNPTAGTATPSFGTFNIPGGGSVVLTFTVNIAASVTAGTYQNPATTTYSDPTRTTTAGTATATYNSASSTAEDVTVNLSSRVCRGSNISLFSFQNPNLVSGTALQVGAVYRFANVAPSIDALVRIDRFNNGARLNAIDGTASGSADAFQPELTTAANTVDSSVDFTITFVNTGTSTPVNISSFHASGVDIDGDGSSVREYIQLSDLARYTLENPTNLTASSIPPLVQFTAANTQNHPGISLIATQNIVTAEYSNISSFRYRIGALATTTSASQNRLNSLYFDCINYTNPTTTTISNNPNLLLVKRITAINAQAITTVVDDPSDSQDNHPNWQAGYLQGAITGSVQPQQEVEYTIYFLSTGGDALNSRICDLIPANSTFIADSFETGKGIRMTLGATSTNLTNVNDGDRGRFYTSVETLPSTCRVGSTVNGRVLNNVNGAVVIDLGTIPRATAPGNPPNSYGFIRFRVRVN from the coding sequence ATGAGTGTATTCCTAGTATTGACAACTGTTAGTTCCCCAGGCTTACTGCTACTACTGACACCAAATTCAAAAGTAGCCGCACAAACGACACAACTTTGCGCCACGCCTGGAAAAGATGGTCCAGCGACACCTACTGGTGTAGTTAACACCTACTATCCTGGAACTGCGAGTGCTAGCGCTGGTGCCACTTCAATTACCGTAGGAACTGCTACCGGGGCGACAACCCCAATAGCCGTGGGTGATTTACTACTTGTCATTCAAATGCAAGACGCCGCGATTAACTCGAATAACACTATTGCTTATGGCGATGGTACGACTGGAAGCGGTGTAAGCAACATTAACAACTCTGGTTTATATGAATATGTTGTGGCGACAAACTCGGTAGGAACTGGCGGCGGTACGCTAAATATTCAAGGTCGCGGGACAAACAACGGATTAATTAATTCTTATACTAATGCTAACTTTGGCACCCAAGGTCAGCGGCGTTTTCAAGTAGTGCGCGTACCGCAATACTCCAGCGTCAGCAGCTTAAACAACGTAAACGCGAGTGCTTGGAATGGTACGACTGGTGGTATTGTCGCAGTTGATGTTGCTGGTAGCCTCGGCGGTGGCACGATAGATGTTAGTGGTAGAGGCTTTCGAGGTGGCGGTGGTCGCGGGCTTACAGGAGGTAGTGGTGGTACTGGTACCGATTACCGCAACCTAGCAACAAATAACTTTCACGGCGCTAAAGGCGAAGGCATCGCCGGAACACCCCGCTATGTATTTAATGGTACTAGCGTTACTGATACAACTGTGGAAGGATACGTAAATGGTAGTACCGCTCGTGGCGCACCTGGTAATGCCGGGGGTGGTGGTACAGATAGTAACCCAACAGCTAATGACCAAAACTCTGGCGGTGGTGGTGGTAGTAACGGTGGCGTAGGTGGTAGAGGTGGTAATGCGTGGAGTAGTAGCGCAGCTGTCGGTGGTCTTGGAGGTGCAGTTGTTAATAATGCCGCTAATCGCGTTGTCCTCGGTGGTGGCGGTGGTGCGGGAACAACTAACAATGCAACTGGCACTCCTAGTGGTGGAGTCGCTAGTAGTGGTGCGGCTGGAGGCGGTATTGTCATGCTGCGGATTGGCAGCTTAAGTGGCAATAGCACAATTAATGCAAACGGGGCAGCGGCAAATAACTCAGTTACTAACGATGGTAGTGGTGGCGGTGGTGCTGGTGGTAGTGTTCTGGTAACGGCATTAAACGCTGGTTCGGGTAGTCTCAGTGTCAATGCTAGAGGGGGAACTGGTGGGACAAATACTGGCGGTGGATCTCCTCACGGTCCTGGTGGCGGTGGTGGCGGTGGTTTTGTTGGCCGTTCAAGTATAATTGCGGCTACGGTTGATGTATCTGGTGGAACGAATGGTACTACAGTAGTCACAACCAATAGTTTCGGTGCAACTGCTGGTGCAGCAGGTCAAAGTACTACGATTTCTTCTAGCACAATTCCTGGTGCAAGTTCGGGTGCGGAGTGCATTCCCAGTTTAACTGTTACCAAAACTACCTCTACACCCACAGTCACCAATACGCCGAGTGGTACTACGGCAACTTATACAATTACTGTTGCTAATGCTGCTGGTAGAGCCACAGCAAACGGTGTCTCTATTTCTGATCCCTTACCATCGGGCTTTACTTATGCCTCTGTAGGTAGCGTTACTCTAAATGGTGGTGCTACTCGTCCTACTACAACTAACCCGACTGCGGGTACTGCAACACCAAGCTTTGGCACTTTTAATATCCCTGGTGGTGGTAGTGTTGTGCTGACTTTTACGGTAAATATTGCCGCATCGGTGACTGCTGGCACTTACCAAAACCCTGCAACAACAACCTATAGCGATCCTACTCGTACGACAACCGCAGGTACAGCAACCGCAACTTATAATTCAGCATCGAGTACGGCTGAAGATGTCACAGTTAATTTATCTAGCCGCGTTTGTCGTGGTTCTAATATTTCATTATTTTCTTTCCAAAACCCAAATTTGGTATCAGGAACCGCTTTACAAGTAGGTGCGGTTTATCGCTTTGCTAACGTTGCTCCCAGTATTGATGCTTTGGTTAGAATAGATCGATTTAATAATGGTGCAAGGCTAAATGCTATTGATGGCACTGCTAGCGGTTCAGCTGACGCTTTTCAACCAGAACTTACTACTGCTGCAAATACCGTAGATTCGAGTGTTGATTTTACAATTACTTTTGTTAACACTGGCACAAGTACACCAGTTAATATTAGTAGCTTCCATGCTTCTGGTGTAGATATTGATGGTGATGGTAGTAGCGTTAGAGAATATATTCAATTGAGTGACTTGGCTCGATATACCTTAGAAAATCCAACCAACCTAACGGCTAGCTCTATTCCACCTTTAGTACAATTTACAGCTGCAAACACACAAAACCACCCTGGAATTAGTTTGATTGCGACTCAAAACATTGTCACTGCCGAATACTCCAATATATCGTCGTTCAGATATAGAATCGGTGCCTTGGCTACAACTACTAGCGCTTCGCAAAATCGCTTAAATTCGCTTTATTTTGACTGTATTAATTACACTAATCCAACGACAACTACTATCTCAAATAATCCTAACTTATTACTAGTTAAGCGGATTACAGCAATCAATGCTCAGGCAATTACAACTGTTGTAGACGATCCTAGCGATTCCCAGGATAATCATCCCAATTGGCAAGCAGGTTATTTACAAGGTGCAATTACAGGTAGCGTACAACCGCAACAAGAAGTCGAATATACCATTTACTTTTTGTCTACAGGTGGTGATGCTTTAAATTCAAGAATCTGCGATTTGATTCCTGCCAATAGTACTTTCATTGCGGATAGTTTTGAGACGGGCAAAGGTATCAGGATGACTTTAGGGGCGACCAGCACTAATTTAACGAATGTCAATGATGGCGATCGCGGTCGATTTTATACTTCTGTAGAAACACTTCCATCAACTTGCCGCGTTGGTAGCACTGTTAACGGGCGTGTACTGAACAATGTGAATGGTGCTGTCGTTATCGATCTAGGTACAATTCCCCGCGCAACAGCACCAGGAAACCCACCGAATTCTTATGGCTTTATTCGCTTTCGCGTTAGGGTTAATTAA
- a CDS encoding invasin domain 3-containing protein, whose product MIKTFSAFLLICTVEFLTGAIAVATPVSSDVPVQAASQPTTTIKIIAPNSNQVIDLPSTSITVAYPIDAQIELQVNGVAVDDSLIGRTETDTTNKLITQTWYGVSLEQGENAIVAVPTTPGLAPATIKVQVRGGVKKITLQTEAARIPADGRSTTTIQGQLIDANGNRTNQNAVVTLAASAGEFVEKDVNPTAPGFQVQAKQGQFSTTLRSGLEAKTVTIRAAIADIEAFTQLQFETDLRPSIATGVIDVRLGRGGTDFYQSFREFLPPDDNKTKLDIYGAAFATGKVGEWLFTGAYNSDRTLNRDCNGRDRLFRDTQPCEQAYPTYGDNSQVTALTPSQDSLYLRFERSPQILNAEPDYAMWGDFDTQEFARTSQQFSATTRQLHGFKANYNWGNLQITGFYGNNVQGFQRDAIAPDGTSGYYFLSRRLLFPGSENVFIELEELNRPGTVLSRQQLTRGIDYDIDYDRGTLFFRQPILRTDVDQTGQVLVRRIIATYQYESQENGRNTIYGGRLQYHISRQLNQESWIGATYLQENQGVRDFELYGADASIALGEKTRLIAEYAHSNNDSELLGAISGSAYRLEAIAEIAQGIRASAYFRTADTGFANNATISFVPGQTRYGAQVVGKLSPQTNLRLQYDREVNQGIAPEPLRTFEDLFTPRVEPIPGSRVDNSLTTILAGVEQRIGKANVTVDWIHRQREDRIAPNALSGTSNQLRSRLTLPLTDNLTFLAQNELSFSDRVDAVYPDRTILGLDWGLLPGVNLRLAQQFYTRGQFAGNSITSVEVVGEHKFSQNTILTGRYSIFGGLNDFSGQGAIGLKHRWDITPSLKLNLAYERIFGDFFGRTAAGLQFAQPFAPGQSAASLGFGAGNSYSIGLEYNPSSDFQANARYEHRTSPSGSNTVIGANVTGKISPALTALVRYQQANFSNQQLAGLGNTVNFKAGLAYRDPYSDKFNALLRYEYRKNPATIPDTLLLGTGTGYEEHTFALEALYAPNWQWEFYGKYALRNSTSYLATDLVGTSTINLAQLRATYRLSYSVDLVGEARWIHQPTTGFSETGFVVEAGYYLTPNLRLSAGYAFGDVSDRDFSGSRSSGGAYLGLTVKLNELFDGFGLQKPVPAPPKTSPEVVSSQLRNKLKQSHRNNQHPQAPDNTP is encoded by the coding sequence ATGATTAAGACATTCAGCGCCTTCTTACTAATATGCACCGTTGAATTTCTCACTGGCGCGATCGCAGTTGCCACACCTGTATCATCTGATGTACCAGTACAAGCGGCATCTCAACCAACGACAACGATTAAAATTATTGCACCAAATTCGAATCAAGTTATCGATCTGCCCTCAACATCAATTACTGTCGCCTATCCAATCGATGCTCAAATCGAACTACAAGTTAACGGTGTTGCCGTTGATGATTCTTTGATTGGGCGCACGGAAACTGACACAACAAATAAACTGATAACACAAACTTGGTACGGCGTTTCCCTAGAACAAGGCGAGAACGCGATCGTTGCTGTGCCTACAACGCCAGGGTTGGCACCTGCGACAATCAAAGTTCAAGTGCGGGGTGGAGTCAAAAAAATCACACTGCAAACAGAAGCTGCCCGCATTCCAGCTGATGGACGTTCTACCACAACAATTCAAGGACAACTAATTGATGCGAATGGTAATCGGACAAATCAAAATGCTGTTGTAACTTTAGCCGCCAGTGCTGGTGAATTTGTAGAAAAAGATGTTAACCCAACGGCACCAGGATTTCAAGTACAAGCTAAGCAAGGGCAATTTAGCACCACACTGCGATCGGGTTTAGAAGCAAAAACTGTGACAATTCGCGCCGCGATCGCCGATATTGAAGCTTTTACACAACTGCAATTTGAAACCGATTTGCGACCGTCGATTGCAACTGGCGTCATTGACGTGCGTTTAGGGCGTGGTGGTACCGATTTTTATCAAAGTTTTCGCGAATTTTTACCTCCGGATGACAATAAAACTAAACTTGATATTTACGGCGCGGCTTTTGCTACAGGAAAAGTTGGCGAATGGTTATTTACAGGTGCCTACAATAGCGATCGCACTTTAAATCGAGATTGCAACGGACGCGATCGTTTATTTCGCGATACTCAACCGTGCGAACAAGCGTATCCTACCTATGGTGATAATTCTCAAGTTACAGCGCTAACACCTTCCCAAGATAGTTTGTATTTACGCTTTGAGCGATCGCCCCAAATTCTCAATGCAGAACCTGATTATGCCATGTGGGGTGACTTTGATACGCAAGAGTTTGCCCGCACTTCACAGCAATTTTCGGCAACAACGCGCCAACTGCATGGCTTTAAAGCGAACTATAACTGGGGTAATTTGCAGATTACGGGTTTCTATGGCAATAACGTCCAAGGTTTTCAACGCGATGCGATCGCCCCAGATGGAACGAGTGGCTATTACTTTCTATCGCGGCGGTTACTTTTCCCTGGTAGTGAGAATGTTTTTATTGAATTAGAAGAATTAAATCGCCCTGGTACTGTACTTTCGCGCCAACAATTGACGCGCGGCATTGACTACGATATTGATTACGATCGCGGTACTCTTTTCTTTCGCCAACCGATTTTGCGTACCGATGTCGATCAAACCGGACAGGTTTTGGTGCGACGGATTATTGCAACTTATCAATACGAAAGTCAAGAAAACGGGCGTAACACAATCTACGGTGGTCGCTTACAGTATCACATCTCGCGGCAACTCAATCAAGAAAGTTGGATTGGAGCAACTTATTTACAAGAAAATCAAGGAGTTCGTGACTTTGAATTATACGGTGCAGATGCTTCAATTGCGTTGGGTGAAAAAACACGATTAATTGCTGAATATGCACATTCAAACAACGATTCCGAACTTTTGGGGGCTATTAGTGGTTCGGCTTACCGTTTAGAAGCGATCGCAGAAATTGCCCAAGGGATTCGTGCAAGTGCCTATTTTCGCACTGCTGATACTGGATTTGCGAATAATGCCACAATTAGTTTTGTTCCTGGGCAAACGCGGTATGGCGCGCAAGTTGTTGGTAAACTTTCACCACAAACAAATTTAAGACTGCAATACGATCGCGAAGTCAATCAAGGCATAGCGCCTGAACCTTTAAGAACATTTGAAGATTTATTTACGCCACGAGTTGAACCAATACCAGGAAGTCGCGTCGATAACTCACTTACAACCATTTTGGCAGGAGTTGAACAACGCATCGGTAAAGCTAACGTCACCGTTGATTGGATTCATCGTCAAAGAGAAGATCGCATTGCACCTAATGCATTGAGTGGAACTTCCAATCAATTGCGATCGCGCCTCACCTTGCCATTAACTGATAATCTCACTTTTCTCGCGCAAAACGAACTTAGTTTCTCCGATCGAGTTGATGCCGTTTATCCCGATCGCACAATTCTTGGCTTAGACTGGGGATTGCTACCTGGTGTTAATCTGCGTTTGGCGCAACAATTTTACACGCGCGGGCAATTTGCCGGAAATTCGATTACGAGTGTAGAAGTTGTTGGCGAACACAAATTTAGTCAAAATACGATACTCACTGGACGTTATTCTATTTTTGGTGGCTTAAATGACTTTTCTGGGCAAGGTGCGATCGGTTTAAAGCATCGTTGGGACATTACACCAAGTTTAAAACTGAATTTAGCTTACGAACGCATTTTTGGCGATTTCTTCGGACGTACCGCCGCAGGGTTACAATTTGCACAGCCCTTCGCCCCAGGGCAAAGTGCCGCTTCTTTAGGATTTGGTGCAGGTAACAGCTACAGTATTGGACTTGAATATAATCCAAGTTCCGATTTTCAAGCTAATGCCCGCTACGAACATCGCACTTCTCCTAGTGGTTCTAACACAGTTATTGGAGCAAATGTTACCGGAAAAATATCTCCCGCCCTCACAGCTTTAGTACGCTATCAACAAGCCAATTTTTCTAATCAACAACTTGCCGGATTAGGAAATACAGTTAATTTCAAAGCTGGGTTAGCTTATCGCGACCCTTATAGCGATAAATTCAACGCCTTATTGCGTTACGAATACCGTAAAAATCCGGCAACGATTCCTGACACTTTACTTTTAGGCACTGGCACAGGCTATGAAGAGCATACCTTTGCTTTAGAAGCACTTTACGCTCCGAATTGGCAATGGGAATTTTACGGTAAATATGCATTGCGCAATAGTACTTCGTATCTTGCCACAGACTTGGTTGGGACAAGCACGATCAATTTGGCACAACTACGCGCTACTTACCGTTTAAGCTACAGCGTTGATTTAGTCGGTGAGGCGCGGTGGATTCATCAACCCACAACAGGCTTTAGTGAAACTGGGTTTGTCGTCGAGGCGGGTTATTATCTGACTCCCAACTTACGTTTAAGTGCAGGTTACGCCTTTGGTGATGTCAGTGACAGAGATTTTAGTGGTTCGCGTTCTTCTGGAGGTGCATATTTAGGTTTAACAGTTAAGTTGAATGAATTATTTGATGGTTTTGGATTGCAAAAACCAGTACCAGCGCCGCCTAAAACTTCTCCTGAAGTTGTGAGTTCGCAACTTCGTAATAAGTTAAAACAATCGCACCGTAACAACCAGCACCCGCAAGCGCCAGATAACACACCATGA
- the nrdJ gene encoding ribonucleoside-triphosphate reductase, adenosylcobalamin-dependent: protein MVRELERTNQTSQFPETAPAANPVFFRTYSRRQPNGKRESWAEVCDRTLKGLVKLGKLTDAEVAVLAKMQQQMKALPSGRWLWVGGTEWIEKPENFSGAYNCTSTNVTDWRAFGLMMDLAMMGCGTGAVLEPQYINQLPPIRNRLNVSITGEIGITPAIERRENTEIQIVGNNITMHVGDSRQGWVKSYQTLLELSSNEQFAGEVNVRIDLRNVRPAGELLKGFGGVANPIKLPELYQRCAAILNKAVGRQLNSVECCLLIDEAAVVVVAGNVRRSAGMRQGDSNDELFANAKSNLWQQDENGNWRIDPERDALRMANHTRVFHRQPTLDECITAVRNQYYSGEGAIQYAPEAIARANADILTTPELKSEFLQAYTQGKEQAQQWLCDRYSEFSPEEIEHRLSRYGLNPCVTAETWIHTGEGPKQVKDLIGVQHSTYVNGELFSTTPQGFFFTGVKPVVKVQTQEGYSLRLTENHQLLKVTAQTQKNQYTEWVAARELKSGDRILIHNHRGLTPWEGTGTQEEGWLIGNLISDGCFKVNPKNYCHQTSLRAWDDAQETTRNYALDVVKNAVLCSTELTEIHYQNKDFEINSTELAKLAGDRHITSDKTITPTIEQASFEFYRGFLRGLFDADGSIQESQFQGVSVRLAQSNLQLLEAVQRMLLRLGIASCIYQNRRTVGARLTLDSQRPLAEYFCKDGLQHGEETSPSSPPQHELVIANDNICVFQELIGFQEPTKAARLEQFLSGDKRKFNCERFAVTVLSIEPDGEEAVYDCTVPSAARFDANGLVAHNCGEIIGANFHCNLSEIHLNQIDPNNEREQQEAFTAGALSVATLLNHKFIEPRYQESRELDPIVGVSFTGLFDFFVRAFGVEWLRWWTAGRPATPQGLEYKQKEQEYLSRWKDIVHQVIWEYCDRHNIKCPNRCTTVQPSGTKSLLTGASPGWHPPKAQRFIRRITFRKNDPVALACIDYGYNVVPSQSDKDENGNLLNDPFDPRCTEWLVEIPVAVSWADLPGADEIDISQFSATSQMDFYMQVQKHYVSHNTSATIELRENEVEALGTRIYEAINHNEGYISAALLARFDAHQTFPRLPFEPISKQQYDELMQQVKTRRRTHDFQSALMQYDAKDLSEVGPAGCDSDKCLFSEQKPV from the coding sequence ATGGTTCGAGAGCTTGAGCGTACTAACCAAACTAGTCAGTTTCCTGAAACTGCGCCTGCTGCTAATCCTGTATTTTTCAGAACCTACAGCCGCCGCCAGCCGAATGGTAAACGGGAAAGCTGGGCAGAAGTCTGCGATCGCACGCTCAAAGGTTTAGTCAAATTAGGCAAACTAACTGATGCTGAAGTAGCGGTACTAGCTAAAATGCAGCAGCAGATGAAAGCGCTGCCAAGTGGGCGTTGGTTATGGGTTGGTGGCACAGAATGGATCGAAAAGCCAGAAAATTTTTCTGGAGCCTATAACTGTACGAGTACCAACGTTACCGACTGGCGGGCGTTTGGCTTGATGATGGATTTGGCAATGATGGGGTGTGGTACTGGTGCTGTTCTCGAACCGCAGTATATCAATCAACTACCACCGATACGCAATCGCTTAAACGTATCAATTACCGGAGAAATTGGGATAACACCAGCAATCGAACGCCGAGAAAATACTGAAATTCAGATTGTTGGTAACAATATTACAATGCATGTTGGCGATAGTCGTCAAGGTTGGGTGAAATCGTATCAAACGCTTCTCGAATTATCCAGCAACGAACAATTTGCAGGAGAAGTCAATGTCCGCATCGATCTTCGTAATGTACGCCCAGCTGGTGAACTTCTCAAAGGCTTTGGTGGTGTGGCTAACCCGATCAAGCTACCCGAACTGTATCAGCGTTGTGCAGCAATTCTCAATAAAGCAGTTGGAAGGCAACTCAACTCAGTCGAATGCTGTTTATTAATCGATGAAGCTGCTGTTGTCGTCGTTGCCGGAAATGTTAGACGAAGTGCGGGAATGCGTCAAGGTGACAGCAACGATGAGTTATTTGCCAATGCTAAAAGCAATTTGTGGCAACAAGATGAAAATGGTAACTGGCGAATCGATCCTGAACGCGATGCACTGCGGATGGCAAATCATACGCGCGTGTTTCATCGTCAACCAACATTAGATGAATGTATTACCGCAGTACGCAACCAGTATTACTCAGGCGAAGGTGCAATTCAATACGCACCCGAAGCGATCGCCCGTGCAAACGCAGATATCTTAACTACTCCTGAACTCAAAAGTGAATTTCTGCAAGCTTATACTCAAGGTAAAGAACAAGCACAACAATGGTTATGCGATCGCTATAGCGAATTTTCACCTGAAGAAATTGAACATCGACTCTCAAGATACGGTCTCAATCCTTGCGTTACAGCAGAGACGTGGATTCATACGGGCGAAGGTCCAAAACAAGTCAAAGACCTAATTGGCGTACAACACAGCACCTACGTTAATGGTGAATTGTTTAGTACAACACCTCAAGGCTTTTTCTTTACGGGAGTTAAACCAGTCGTTAAGGTGCAAACGCAAGAAGGTTACAGTCTGCGCCTGACAGAAAACCATCAACTATTAAAAGTTACTGCTCAAACGCAAAAGAATCAGTATACAGAGTGGGTGGCTGCGCGTGAACTAAAGTCAGGCGATCGCATCCTCATTCACAATCATCGCGGATTAACACCTTGGGAAGGTACAGGAACACAAGAAGAAGGTTGGTTGATTGGTAACTTAATCAGCGACGGTTGTTTCAAAGTCAATCCCAAAAACTATTGCCATCAAACTAGCTTAAGAGCCTGGGACGATGCCCAAGAAACTACGCGCAATTATGCTCTTGATGTAGTCAAAAACGCTGTGCTCTGTAGTACAGAGTTAACAGAAATACACTATCAAAACAAAGATTTTGAGATAAATTCTACTGAACTAGCAAAGCTTGCTGGCGATCGTCATATTACTTCAGATAAAACAATTACTCCTACAATCGAACAAGCTAGTTTTGAGTTTTATCGTGGCTTTTTACGAGGATTATTTGACGCAGATGGTAGCATTCAGGAAAGCCAATTTCAAGGTGTGAGTGTCCGTTTAGCTCAAAGCAATTTGCAATTATTAGAAGCTGTGCAACGAATGCTACTTCGACTAGGAATTGCATCTTGCATTTACCAAAATCGACGCACTGTAGGTGCAAGACTGACGTTAGATTCCCAGCGACCACTTGCAGAATATTTTTGTAAAGACGGACTTCAACATGGTGAGGAAACCTCGCCATCCAGTCCTCCTCAGCATGAATTAGTTATTGCAAACGATAACATTTGTGTATTTCAAGAGCTGATTGGATTTCAAGAACCGACAAAAGCTGCGCGTTTAGAACAATTCTTATCAGGTGACAAGCGTAAATTTAATTGCGAACGTTTTGCTGTTACAGTATTAAGTATTGAGCCAGATGGAGAAGAAGCTGTATATGATTGTACAGTGCCTTCTGCAGCAAGATTTGATGCTAATGGGTTGGTGGCGCACAATTGTGGAGAAATTATTGGCGCTAACTTCCATTGTAATTTGTCCGAGATCCATCTTAATCAAATAGATCCAAATAACGAGCGAGAACAACAAGAAGCCTTTACCGCAGGTGCGCTTTCAGTTGCTACGTTATTAAATCACAAATTTATTGAACCACGCTATCAAGAATCGCGCGAATTAGACCCGATCGTTGGTGTATCTTTTACAGGGTTATTTGACTTTTTTGTTCGTGCTTTTGGTGTCGAGTGGCTGCGGTGGTGGACAGCAGGAAGACCAGCAACACCGCAAGGCTTAGAATACAAACAAAAAGAGCAAGAATACCTGAGTCGGTGGAAAGACATTGTTCATCAGGTGATTTGGGAATATTGCGATCGCCACAACATTAAATGCCCAAACCGTTGTACGACAGTCCAACCATCAGGTACAAAATCCTTACTCACAGGTGCTTCTCCAGGTTGGCACCCCCCTAAAGCGCAACGCTTTATTCGTCGGATTACGTTCCGCAAAAACGATCCTGTAGCCCTCGCTTGTATTGACTACGGCTACAACGTTGTTCCATCACAATCAGATAAAGACGAAAATGGCAATCTCCTCAACGATCCCTTCGATCCGCGCTGTACCGAGTGGTTAGTCGAAATTCCTGTCGCTGTCTCTTGGGCTGATTTACCAGGTGCGGACGAAATTGATATCAGTCAATTTAGCGCGACTTCTCAAATGGATTTTTATATGCAAGTCCAAAAACATTACGTCTCGCACAATACCTCTGCGACAATTGAACTGCGGGAAAACGAAGTTGAAGCCCTAGGAACTCGCATCTACGAGGCTATCAACCATAATGAAGGTTACATCTCTGCCGCACTTTTGGCACGATTTGACGCTCATCAAACGTTCCCGCGTTTACCTTTTGAACCAATATCGAAACAACAATATGACGAATTAATGCAACAAGTTAAAACGCGACGTCGCACTCATGATTTTCAATCAGCACTCATGCAATACGACGCGAAAGATTTATCCGAAGTAGGACCTGCGGGGTGTGATTCTGATAAATGTCTGTTTTCTGAGCAAAAGCCTGTTTAA
- a CDS encoding Uma2 family endonuclease, whose translation MVRYEPWQCLPTSAELPDSDDTPVDNELQNLIPNLLAAVLALVWTDRSDWFFGVDMGIYYAPGEPPIVPDGFLSLGVDRFVGEEGRLSYVLWEEDNKVPILALEVVSKTYSGEYEQKKDDYARLGILYYVIYAPGRGRHRKRKVLEVYRLVDEQYVLQTDEPCWMPEIGLGIGREEGTYQGWTREWLYWYDEAGKRLPTPEEIAQQESDRATLAEQRAERLAARLRDLGINPDDL comes from the coding sequence ATGGTACGGTACGAGCCATGGCAATGTTTGCCCACATCTGCTGAACTGCCTGATTCTGACGATACTCCGGTGGACAATGAACTGCAAAATCTGATTCCCAATCTTTTAGCAGCCGTCTTGGCGTTGGTCTGGACCGATCGCAGCGATTGGTTCTTTGGTGTTGATATGGGAATTTATTATGCTCCAGGAGAACCACCGATTGTTCCTGATGGATTTTTGAGTTTAGGCGTCGATCGCTTTGTGGGAGAAGAAGGGCGATTAAGCTATGTTTTATGGGAAGAAGATAATAAAGTGCCAATTTTAGCGTTAGAAGTCGTCTCTAAAACTTACAGTGGCGAGTACGAACAGAAAAAAGATGATTATGCTCGTTTGGGTATTTTGTACTACGTCATTTATGCCCCAGGTAGAGGCAGACACCGTAAAAGAAAGGTATTGGAAGTATATCGCTTGGTTGATGAGCAGTACGTGCTACAAACGGATGAACCATGTTGGATGCCAGAAATTGGCTTAGGTATTGGACGTGAGGAAGGAACGTATCAAGGTTGGACGCGCGAATGGCTTTATTGGTACGATGAGGCAGGAAAGCGACTACCGACCCCAGAGGAAATAGCACAACAAGAAAGCGATCGCGCCACTTTAGCAGAACAACGCGCTGAACGTTTAGCCGCCAGACTACGAGATCTGGGCATAAATCCTGACGATCTTTAA